The proteins below are encoded in one region of Gallus gallus isolate bGalGal1 chromosome 12, bGalGal1.mat.broiler.GRCg7b, whole genome shotgun sequence:
- the NICN1 gene encoding nicolin-1 isoform X1, whose protein sequence is MGNADSSLLGSASWGGVPPALPRSVPAPHRTAPHRRAPSAAAAPPAPRRRVAAPPALWRPLPAAPPRVPRPAQRGAAMSGAPGPGRAPLPCTARPAAPLQLPGGAEAARPGVAVIDVRFPRGSAADVHEIVFKNFYTAFLSVRAQRAGPPGPRKWVTCLRDLRLMPCPHTEPGAQDYFSLRRSQMLCDMEQVTALRFILRQPSPAWLHFGIEELQLFPPGSKTPPQDVPSWLSQLSPPEQPPSLHGCTAGVCSSAAGPSDPSRSRLERSIPRRGPESRYPTPGQLPAPSRPRWCQESFQSPEATARCWERFAVFGR, encoded by the exons aTGGGTAACGCTGACAGCAGTCTGTTGGGCTCCGCTTCTTGGGGCGGCGTCCCGCCGGCCCTTCCGCGCTCCGTCCCtgccccgcaccgcaccgccccgcaccgccggGCGCCCTCCGCGGCCGCGGCTCCTCCCGCCCCGCGACGGCGCGTAGCGGCACCGCCCGCGTTAtggcgccccctgccggccgcgccgccccgcgtCCCGCGCCCCGCCCAGCGCGGCGCCGCCATGTCGGGAGCGCCGGGCCCGGGGCGCGCCCCGCTGCCCTgcaccgcccgccccgccgcccccctgCAGCTGCCCGGGGGGGCCGaggcggcgcggcccggcgTGGCCGTCATCGACGTGCGCTTCCCCCGCGGCAGCGCGGCTGAC GTGCACGAGATCGTCTTCAAGAACTTCTACACCGCCTTCCTGAGCGTGCGGGCGCAGCGGGCCGGGCCGCCGGGGCCCCGCAAGTGGGTCACCTGCCTCCGCGACCTGCGGCTGATGCCGTGCCCGCACACCGAGCCGGGCGCGCAGGACTACTTCTCGCTCCGCCGCTCCCAG ATGCTGTGCGACATGGAGCAGGTGACGGCGCTGCGCTTCATCCTGCGGCAGCCCTCCCCGGCGTGGCTGCACTTCGGCAtcgaggagctgcagctcttccccCCCGGCAGCAAG ACCCCCCCGCAGGACGTCCCCTCCTGGCTGTCCCAGCTGAGCCCCCCGGAGCAGCCCCCCAGCCTGCACGGG TGCACAGCTGGTGTGTGCTCCAGCGCTGCCGGGCCTTCTGACCCCAGCCGGTCACGGCTTGAGCGCTCCATCCCTAGAAGAGGCCCTGAATCCCGGTACCCGACCCCTGGGCAGCTTCCAGCCCCATCCCGGCCCCGCTGGTGCCAGGAATCATTCCAGAGCCCCGAAGCCACTGCCCGGTGCTGGGAGCGGTTTGCGGTGTTCGGAAGATAA
- the NICN1 gene encoding nicolin-1 isoform X4 translates to MGNADSSLLGSASWGGVPPALPRSVPAPHRTAPHRRAPSAAAAPPAPRRRVAAPPALWRPLPAAPPRVPRPAQRGAAMSGAPGPGRAPLPCTARPAAPLQLPGGAEAARPGVAVIDVRFPRGSAADMLCDMEQVTALRFILRQPSPAWLHFGIEELQLFPPGSKTPPQDVPSWLSQLSPPEQPPSLHGCTAGVCSSAAGPSDPSRSRLERSIPRRGPESRYPTPGQLPAPSRPRWCQESFQSPEATARCWERFAVFGR, encoded by the exons aTGGGTAACGCTGACAGCAGTCTGTTGGGCTCCGCTTCTTGGGGCGGCGTCCCGCCGGCCCTTCCGCGCTCCGTCCCtgccccgcaccgcaccgccccgcaccgccggGCGCCCTCCGCGGCCGCGGCTCCTCCCGCCCCGCGACGGCGCGTAGCGGCACCGCCCGCGTTAtggcgccccctgccggccgcgccgccccgcgtCCCGCGCCCCGCCCAGCGCGGCGCCGCCATGTCGGGAGCGCCGGGCCCGGGGCGCGCCCCGCTGCCCTgcaccgcccgccccgccgcccccctgCAGCTGCCCGGGGGGGCCGaggcggcgcggcccggcgTGGCCGTCATCGACGTGCGCTTCCCCCGCGGCAGCGCGGCTGAC ATGCTGTGCGACATGGAGCAGGTGACGGCGCTGCGCTTCATCCTGCGGCAGCCCTCCCCGGCGTGGCTGCACTTCGGCAtcgaggagctgcagctcttccccCCCGGCAGCAAG ACCCCCCCGCAGGACGTCCCCTCCTGGCTGTCCCAGCTGAGCCCCCCGGAGCAGCCCCCCAGCCTGCACGGG TGCACAGCTGGTGTGTGCTCCAGCGCTGCCGGGCCTTCTGACCCCAGCCGGTCACGGCTTGAGCGCTCCATCCCTAGAAGAGGCCCTGAATCCCGGTACCCGACCCCTGGGCAGCTTCCAGCCCCATCCCGGCCCCGCTGGTGCCAGGAATCATTCCAGAGCCCCGAAGCCACTGCCCGGTGCTGGGAGCGGTTTGCGGTGTTCGGAAGATAA
- the NICN1 gene encoding nicolin-1 isoform X5 yields the protein MGNADSSLLGSASWGGVPPALPRSVPAPHRTAPHRRAPSAAAAPPAPRRRVAAPPALWRPLPAAPPRVPRPAQRGAAMSGAPGPGRAPLPCTARPAAPLQLPGGAEAARPGVAVIDVRFPRGSAADMLCDMEQVTALRFILRQPSPAWLHFGIEELQLFPPGSKTPPQDVPSWLSQLSPPEQPPSLHGELPDPEKVAAEVQQMWALTEVVRARQAAARIGRFDVDGCYDVNLLSYS from the exons aTGGGTAACGCTGACAGCAGTCTGTTGGGCTCCGCTTCTTGGGGCGGCGTCCCGCCGGCCCTTCCGCGCTCCGTCCCtgccccgcaccgcaccgccccgcaccgccggGCGCCCTCCGCGGCCGCGGCTCCTCCCGCCCCGCGACGGCGCGTAGCGGCACCGCCCGCGTTAtggcgccccctgccggccgcgccgccccgcgtCCCGCGCCCCGCCCAGCGCGGCGCCGCCATGTCGGGAGCGCCGGGCCCGGGGCGCGCCCCGCTGCCCTgcaccgcccgccccgccgcccccctgCAGCTGCCCGGGGGGGCCGaggcggcgcggcccggcgTGGCCGTCATCGACGTGCGCTTCCCCCGCGGCAGCGCGGCTGAC ATGCTGTGCGACATGGAGCAGGTGACGGCGCTGCGCTTCATCCTGCGGCAGCCCTCCCCGGCGTGGCTGCACTTCGGCAtcgaggagctgcagctcttccccCCCGGCAGCAAG ACCCCCCCGCAGGACGTCCCCTCCTGGCTGTCCCAGCTGAGCCCCCCGGAGCAGCCCCCCAGCCTGCACGGG GAGCTGCCCGACCCGGAGAAGGTGGCGGCGGAGGTGCAGCAGATGTGGGCGCTGACGGAGGTGGTCCGCGCTCGCCAGGCGGCCGCGCGCATCGGGCGCTTCGAC GTGGACGGCTGCTACGACGTCAACCTGCTGTCCTACAGCTGA
- the NICN1 gene encoding nicolin-1 isoform X2: MGNADSSLLGSASWGGVPPALPRSVPAPHRTAPHRRAPSAAAAPPAPRRRVAAPPALWRPLPAAPPRVPRPAQRGAAMSGAPGPGRAPLPCTARPAAPLQLPGGAEAARPGVAVIDVRFPRGSAADVHEIVFKNFYTAFLSVRAQRAGPPGPRKWVTCLRDLRLMPCPHTEPGAQDYFSLRRSQMLCDMEQVTALRFILRQPSPAWLHFGIEELQLFPPGSKTPPQDVPSWLSQLSPPEQPPSLHGELPDPEKVAAEVQQMWALTEVVRARQAAARIGRFDVDGCYDVNLLSYS, from the exons aTGGGTAACGCTGACAGCAGTCTGTTGGGCTCCGCTTCTTGGGGCGGCGTCCCGCCGGCCCTTCCGCGCTCCGTCCCtgccccgcaccgcaccgccccgcaccgccggGCGCCCTCCGCGGCCGCGGCTCCTCCCGCCCCGCGACGGCGCGTAGCGGCACCGCCCGCGTTAtggcgccccctgccggccgcgccgccccgcgtCCCGCGCCCCGCCCAGCGCGGCGCCGCCATGTCGGGAGCGCCGGGCCCGGGGCGCGCCCCGCTGCCCTgcaccgcccgccccgccgcccccctgCAGCTGCCCGGGGGGGCCGaggcggcgcggcccggcgTGGCCGTCATCGACGTGCGCTTCCCCCGCGGCAGCGCGGCTGAC GTGCACGAGATCGTCTTCAAGAACTTCTACACCGCCTTCCTGAGCGTGCGGGCGCAGCGGGCCGGGCCGCCGGGGCCCCGCAAGTGGGTCACCTGCCTCCGCGACCTGCGGCTGATGCCGTGCCCGCACACCGAGCCGGGCGCGCAGGACTACTTCTCGCTCCGCCGCTCCCAG ATGCTGTGCGACATGGAGCAGGTGACGGCGCTGCGCTTCATCCTGCGGCAGCCCTCCCCGGCGTGGCTGCACTTCGGCAtcgaggagctgcagctcttccccCCCGGCAGCAAG ACCCCCCCGCAGGACGTCCCCTCCTGGCTGTCCCAGCTGAGCCCCCCGGAGCAGCCCCCCAGCCTGCACGGG GAGCTGCCCGACCCGGAGAAGGTGGCGGCGGAGGTGCAGCAGATGTGGGCGCTGACGGAGGTGGTCCGCGCTCGCCAGGCGGCCGCGCGCATCGGGCGCTTCGAC GTGGACGGCTGCTACGACGTCAACCTGCTGTCCTACAGCTGA
- the NICN1 gene encoding nicolin-1 isoform X3: MGNADSSLLGSASWGGVPPALPRSVPAPHRTAPHRRAPSAAAAPPAPRRRVAAPPALWRPLPAAPPRVPRPAQRGAAMSGAPGPGRAPLPCTARPAAPLQLPGGAEAARPGVAVIDVRFPRGSAADVHEIVFKNFYTAFLSVRAQRAGPPGPRKWVTCLRDLRLMPCPHTEPGAQDYFSLRRSQMLCDMEQVTALRFILRQPSPAWLHFGIEELQLFPPGSKTPPQDVPSWLSQLSPPEQPPSLHGLPAPSRPRWCQESFQSPEATARCWERFAVFGR, encoded by the exons aTGGGTAACGCTGACAGCAGTCTGTTGGGCTCCGCTTCTTGGGGCGGCGTCCCGCCGGCCCTTCCGCGCTCCGTCCCtgccccgcaccgcaccgccccgcaccgccggGCGCCCTCCGCGGCCGCGGCTCCTCCCGCCCCGCGACGGCGCGTAGCGGCACCGCCCGCGTTAtggcgccccctgccggccgcgccgccccgcgtCCCGCGCCCCGCCCAGCGCGGCGCCGCCATGTCGGGAGCGCCGGGCCCGGGGCGCGCCCCGCTGCCCTgcaccgcccgccccgccgcccccctgCAGCTGCCCGGGGGGGCCGaggcggcgcggcccggcgTGGCCGTCATCGACGTGCGCTTCCCCCGCGGCAGCGCGGCTGAC GTGCACGAGATCGTCTTCAAGAACTTCTACACCGCCTTCCTGAGCGTGCGGGCGCAGCGGGCCGGGCCGCCGGGGCCCCGCAAGTGGGTCACCTGCCTCCGCGACCTGCGGCTGATGCCGTGCCCGCACACCGAGCCGGGCGCGCAGGACTACTTCTCGCTCCGCCGCTCCCAG ATGCTGTGCGACATGGAGCAGGTGACGGCGCTGCGCTTCATCCTGCGGCAGCCCTCCCCGGCGTGGCTGCACTTCGGCAtcgaggagctgcagctcttccccCCCGGCAGCAAG ACCCCCCCGCAGGACGTCCCCTCCTGGCTGTCCCAGCTGAGCCCCCCGGAGCAGCCCCCCAGCCTGCACGGG CTTCCAGCCCCATCCCGGCCCCGCTGGTGCCAGGAATCATTCCAGAGCCCCGAAGCCACTGCCCGGTGCTGGGAGCGGTTTGCGGTGTTCGGAAGATAA